One genomic window of Hydra vulgaris chromosome 03, alternate assembly HydraT2T_AEP includes the following:
- the LOC136078443 gene encoding uncharacterized protein LOC136078443 has protein sequence MRVWHEAATFGLIITFPIYIENAKKLAVELEIFEGFDVDDPVRVRRKSIQFLYEGRDEPIVSPEQNFRVSFFNRILDIAIQAINERFTQLSEYNELFGFLYNIGSKHFTDDELLKHCKDLQLALMSDGQSDINGVELWYEIKAIGRRLDTSNSDPKSVLKCIYTSNVVEVFTNLSIALRILLTLPVTVASAERSFSKLKIIKSYFRSQMCQDRLVGLATISIEKEIADHLDKIWLKISQN, from the exons atgagGGTTTGGCATGAGGCAGCAACCTTTGGATTA ATTATAACATTTcctatttatattgaaaatgcaaaaaaattggcAGTTGAACTAGAAATTTTTGAAGGATTTGATGTGGATGATCCCGTACGCGTACGCAGAAAGAGTATACAATTCCTATACGAAGGTCGTGATGAACCGATAGTATCACCAGAACAAAACTTCAGAGTATCTTTTTTCAATCGAATATTGGACATCGCAATTCAAGCAATAAATGAAAGATTTACGCAATTATCGGAATATAACGAGTTATTTGGGTTTCTTTACAATATCGGCAGCAAACACTTTACGGATGATGAGTTATTGAAACACTGTAAGGACTTGCAGTTAGCGCTTATGTCTGATGGCCAATCTGATATCAACGGGGTCGAACTTTGGTATGAAATTAAAGCTATTGGGAGACGACTTGATACTTCCAATAGCGATccaaaaagtgtattaaaatgtatttacacATCTAATGTTGTCGAAGTATTCACAAACCTTTCGATAGCTCTTCGCATACTACTAACGTTACCAGTCACAGTTGCTAGTGCTGAAAGAAGCTTTTCAaagctgaaaataataaaatcctaTTTCAGATCACAAATGTGTCAAGATCGTTTAGTTGGTCTAGCTACGATTTCCATCGAGAAAGAAATTGCTGATCATTTGGACAAGATTTGGTTAAAGATTTCGCAGAATTAA